In the Corythoichthys intestinalis isolate RoL2023-P3 chromosome 12, ASM3026506v1, whole genome shotgun sequence genome, one interval contains:
- the LOC130926632 gene encoding olfactory receptor 10J5-like: MRNGSQILIITLGGYVDLDKYRYVYFVSLLTVYVFIFCSNCSIIGLIWNHRNLHEPMYIFIAALCLNSLMYSTVIYPKLFVDILSHRQSISHPACMLQLFFFYTFCASDFFLLAAMAYDRYVSICKPLQYATTMNATRVTILIALSWFLPVCLIAAATSINAKQKMCRFVSEGIFCNNSITKLHCVRSQMLAVIALLILFNGAFVPVLFILFTYIRIFIAVYRRSSRAKEKAAETCLPHMIVLIGFCCLGSFDIIMARVDSELPKRIRLIMTLQMVVWSPLFNPIIYGLRMKNIRKYINMLLHHLVK; the protein is encoded by the coding sequence ATGAGGAACGGATCACAGATCCTAATAATAACTCTTGGTGGCTATGTTGATTTGGATAAGTATAGATATGTTTACTTTGTGTCTCTTTTAACCGTTTATGTTTTCATCTTCTGCTCTAATTGCAGCATTATCGGTCTCATCTGGAATCACAGGAACCTTCACGAGCCCATGTACATTTTCATCGCAGCTTTGTGTCTCAACTCGCTTATGTACAGCACTGTTATATACCCCAAACTGTTTGTTGACATCTTGTCTCACAGGCAGAGCATTTCTCACCCGGCCTGTATGTTGcagttgttctttttttacactttttGTGCTTCAGACTTCTTTCTCTTGGCAGCCATGGCTTATGACAGGTATGTGTCAATCTGCAAGCCTCTGCAATATGCAACTACAATGAACGCAACTAGAGTCACCATTCTGATAGCTTTGTCCTGGTTTCTGCCTGTATGCCTGATCGCAGCAGCAACTAGCATCAATGCGAAGCAAAAAATGTGCAGGTTTGTCTCAGAGGGAATTTTCTGCAACAATTCCATAACTAAGCTTCACTGCGTGAGATCCCAAATGCTGGCTGTTATCGCTTTGTTAATTCTTTTCAATGGTGCATTTGTCCCCGTGCTGTTCATCCTATTCACATACATAAGGATATTCATTGCTGTGTATCGTCGTAGCAGTCGAGCCAAGGAAAAGGCGGCTGAGACCTGTTTACCTCACATGATAGTTTTGATTGGCTTCTGTTGTTTGGGTTCGTTCGATATCATCATGGCCCGAGTGGATTCTGAGCTTCCAAAGAGAATTCGCCTGATCATGACATTGCAAATGGTGGTGTGGAGTCCTCTCTTCAATCCAATCATATACGGACTGAGGATGAAAAATATCCGGAAATATATCAACATGTTGTTACATCACCTTGTGAAATAA
- the LOC130926633 gene encoding olfactory receptor 10J5-like, which produces MRNGSQILIITLGGYVDLDKYRYIYFVSLLTVYVFIFCSNCSIIGLIWNHRNLHEPMYIFIAALCLNSLMYSTVIYPKLFVDILSQGQSISHSACMLQLFFFYTFCASDFFLLAAMAYDRYVSICKPLRYATTMNTTRVTILIALSWFLSACLIAAATTINAKQKMCRFVSEGIFCNNSISKLHCLRSQMLAVIGLLILFNAAFVPVLFILFTYVRIFIAVYRRSSRAKEKAAETCLPHMIVLISCCCLTAFDVIMVRVDSELPKRVRLIMILQMVVWSPLFNPIIYGLRMKNIRKYLNMLLHHLVK; this is translated from the coding sequence ATGAGGAACGGATCACAGATCCTAATAATAACTCTTGGTGGCTATGTTGATTTGGATAAGTATAGATATATTTACTTTGTGTCTCTTTTAACCgtttatgttttcattttctgcTCTAATTGCAGCATTATCGGTCTCATCTGGAATCACAGGAACCTTCACGAGCCCATGTACATTTTCATCGCAGCTTTGTGTCTCAACTCGCTTATGTACAGCACTGTTATATACCCCAAACTGTTTGTTGACATCTTGTCTCAAGGGCAGAGCATTTCTCACTCGGCCTGTATGTTGcagttgttctttttttacactttttGTGCTTCAGACTTCTTTCTCTTGGCAGCCATGGCTTACGACAGGTATGTGTCCATCTGCAAGCCTCTGCGATATGCAACTACAATGAACACAACTAGAGTCACCATTCTGATAGCTTTGTCCTGGTTTCTGTCTGCCTGCCTGATCGCAGCAGCAACTACCATCAATGCGAAACAAAAAATGTGCCGGTTTGTCTCAGAGGGAATTTTCTGCAACAATTCCATATCTAAGCTTCACTGTCTGAGATCCCAAATGCTGGCTGTTATCGGTTTGTTAATTCTTTTCAATGCTGCATTTGTCCCCGTGCTGTTCATCCTCTTTACATATGTAAGGATATTCATTGCTGTGTATCGTCGTAGCAGTCGAGCCAAGGAAAAGGCAGCTGAAACCTGTTTACCTCACATGATAGTTTTGATTAGCTGCTGTTGCCTGACTGCGTTCGATGTCATCATGGTCCGAGTGGATTCTGAGCTTCCGAAGAGAGTTCGCCTGATCATGATATTGCAAATGGTGGTGTGGAGTCCTCTCTTCAACCCAATCATATACGGACTGAGGATGAAAAATATCCGGAAATATCTCAACATGTTGTTACACCACCTTGTCAAATAA